Proteins found in one Streptococcus criceti HS-6 genomic segment:
- a CDS encoding DUF3114 domain-containing protein: MILKAHQFRYVISQQQVQYIRDWAIKEYGADQAKRMTDRDKLVAYVADSDVKVSSADESSRLHNKAKYNKDTHEMEYADGNSDQMNYKVLLGSGGHSEFIVDENGNFLNEIDSHKEIEDNTNGIVNGASFNYANANDGTHIQMDVHTAKYLDTSFRDIAGKYKSPNNLNSNIQDGWEDFWGSVQGKGGNGEDWNSSYWNSRGAYSKDGISAHDRVEKERENFRKMIKNY, translated from the coding sequence GTGATTTTAAAGGCTCATCAGTTCCGCTACGTCATTTCACAGCAGCAGGTGCAGTATATCCGAGATTGGGCTATTAAGGAATATGGTGCCGATCAAGCTAAGCGCATGACTGATAGGGATAAACTGGTCGCCTATGTGGCTGATTCGGATGTCAAAGTTTCCTCCGCTGATGAATCTTCTCGATTGCATAATAAAGCTAAATATAATAAAGATACTCACGAGATGGAATACGCAGATGGTAACTCTGATCAGATGAATTATAAGGTCTTACTAGGTTCAGGCGGTCATTCCGAGTTTATCGTTGATGAAAATGGGAACTTTCTAAATGAGATTGATTCCCATAAGGAGATCGAGGATAATACAAATGGTATTGTTAACGGAGCAAGTTTCAACTATGCGAATGCAAATGATGGTACTCATATCCAGATGGATGTTCATACTGCGAAGTATTTAGACACAAGTTTTAGAGATATAGCGGGTAAATATAAATCTCCTAACAATCTTAACAGTAATATTCAAGACGGTTGGGAAGATTTTTGGGGATCTGTACAAGGTAAAGGTGGTAATGGAGAAGATTGGAATAGCAGCTATTGGAATAGTAGAGGTGCTTACAGTAAAGATGGTATAAGTGCCCATGATAGAGTGGAAAAGGAACGAGAAAACTTTAGAAAAATGATTAAAAATTATTAA